The genome window ATAGACAGAGACAAAATTATGAGAAGTCTGGCTTTTGAAAATGAAGCCAACAGGAAGGGCATTGCCATCAAGGGTAGGAATGACGATCTAATCATATTGAAAAACCTGGATAATCGGGTAAATGAGGGCATTCGGGACTATAAGGATCAGATCTTCAAATTTATTTGGGATTTGGAAGAAAAGCTCTCCGTCGTTCTGGAAGATCATGATCTTCAATATTACGTAGGAAGTCTACAAACCCGATTGGATATGTTTCGGACCTCTTATCATCATGCTCAGCATATTGCTTTTTATCCTCATCAGAGACAGAAAAATAGGGCCGTTTTTTTTCTGGATCACATCCAGGACTACATCCGTAATTCAATGACTATGAAATTTTATAATGATATTTTCTCAGTATTCCTCACACTCTTCCAAGGGGATGAGAAGCTGGTCATGGTGGAGACCATTAAGGCGCTGGCTGCCAATAACTACAACATTGTAAGTACCAGTAAGGATCTTCATGTTCATAGGAATACCATAACCTTCAGGTTGAATAAATTGAAGAACTCCTTGAATATCGATCCTCTGCTTATTGGATCCGATAGGGAGTTCCTAAATGAGCTGGCATATTACCTGGACAAAAGATAAAAATATTCACAGTCCAATTGGGCTTGAAAGAGTTGCATAAAGGGATCTTGTAACAAAAAAAGTCATACATATTGCTATTAATGAAAAATCTCTGAAAAATGGATGCTAATGCTCTTGGCCTCAGAAGGCAAAAGGATAAATTAAATGACCCAGTATTTCCTTCCTGTGCTGTACTCGCTGATTCAGATCTTTCTATTAGGGAGCATCGGTTTCATACTGCGCCGGCATGCCCACTGGAATAAGGATGTTTTTTCTTCCATCAGTCTATTACTTGTAAAAGTGACTCTTCCAGCCATGTTTATTACCCGTATGTCCTCTTTAAATCGGTCTGATTTGATTTCCGGGGCTTTTTTTCCCTTGTATACTTTTATTGTTATAGGTTTGTCTTTTCTCCTAAGTTTATTTTTTGCCAGAGTCTTCCGTATCCCGAAGTCTTCCAGAAAAGTTTATCTGGCTCTCAGTAGTTTTGGGAATGCAGGTTATATCCCGTTGGCTCTGGTTGATATTCTAATGGTAACAATTCCGGGGTTTAAAGAATATTTTGGTTCTTCTTTACCTTATCTTTACATAGGCTCCTTTTTACTGACCTATAGTCCGCTCTTATGGAGCCTTGGAAATTCTCTGGTTACCGGATCTACCGAGAAAATACGGTTCAAACAGTTTCTAACACCTCCGGTTCTGGGAATCCTCATCGGCTTTACCTTGTGTCTCTTGGGTTCCGGGCCGCTTATCAACAATTATTCACTTCCTTTTCATTACATACATGGAGGTTTAAAGACTCTAGGCTCGGTGACCTCTCCTTTGATTTTACTGGTGTTGGGAGCCATGGTGGGAGACTTGGAATTTTCAAAGTCATTTTCTAAGGAAGATCTCAAATTTGCCTTGACCCCCATGTTCGTACGATATCTGGCCTTGCCTGTTAGCTTCCTTCTCCTGCTGAAACATGTTCCATTCATATCGAATCTGGCTCCAGCCATCTTGCTTATTCTCTTCATGGAAGCCCTCATTCCTCCTCCTGCCAATTTTTCTATAATGACAAAAACGGCGGGAAGAAATGAAGAAGAAACGGCTTTGTCCATTCTTGCTACCTATGGGGCCTACCTTTTTATGTTTCCCCTGTATTTGATGATTTTTTTAAAGATTATCCAGTTTTGATTCCTTTCTAACGGAGTCCTGATTCTATTATGCACTATGTGCAGGATGCACAAAAGTAGGATTCCTTTTGATACTATCCGAACATATCTTTCAGCCTTTCTGTATGGTTCAA of Oceanispirochaeta crateris contains these proteins:
- a CDS encoding CdaR family transcriptional regulator, producing the protein MAILTPEFAQQFIQKTVKNLPYNVNIMNHEGVIIASKDSSRIGDFHEVAHGLLSGQIQNGVVTEEDHFIGTKPGINMFIDHQGKHIGVICVSGDPDNVKNFAGFVKTTMETMLAYDLKMSMTQRSLGDAEKFLHYILFEEEFNVEDAKRLHERYSNVSPQLAVVIIVRYSSRIDRDKIMRSLAFENEANRKGIAIKGRNDDLIILKNLDNRVNEGIRDYKDQIFKFIWDLEEKLSVVLEDHDLQYYVGSLQTRLDMFRTSYHHAQHIAFYPHQRQKNRAVFFLDHIQDYIRNSMTMKFYNDIFSVFLTLFQGDEKLVMVETIKALAANNYNIVSTSKDLHVHRNTITFRLNKLKNSLNIDPLLIGSDREFLNELAYYLDKR
- a CDS encoding AEC family transporter — encoded protein: MTQYFLPVLYSLIQIFLLGSIGFILRRHAHWNKDVFSSISLLLVKVTLPAMFITRMSSLNRSDLISGAFFPLYTFIVIGLSFLLSLFFARVFRIPKSSRKVYLALSSFGNAGYIPLALVDILMVTIPGFKEYFGSSLPYLYIGSFLLTYSPLLWSLGNSLVTGSTEKIRFKQFLTPPVLGILIGFTLCLLGSGPLINNYSLPFHYIHGGLKTLGSVTSPLILLVLGAMVGDLEFSKSFSKEDLKFALTPMFVRYLALPVSFLLLLKHVPFISNLAPAILLILFMEALIPPPANFSIMTKTAGRNEEETALSILATYGAYLFMFPLYLMIFLKIIQF